CCTCAAGGCCTACACCACCCGGGTCGGCTCGGGCCCGTTCCCGACCGAGCTGTTCGACGCGAACGGCGAGTACCTGTCCAAGACCGGCGGCGAGTTCGGCGTCACCACCGGCCGGCGCCGGCGCTGCGGCTGGTTCGACGCCGTGATCGCGCGCTACGCCACCCGGGTCAACGGGATCACCGACTACTTCCTGACCAAGCTCGACGTGCTGTCCAGCTTGGAGACGGTCCCGGTGTGCGTCGGCTACCGCATCGACGGCAAGGAGACGCCCGAGATGCCGATGACGCAGAGCGATCTGCTGCGCGCCGAGCCGATCTACGAGGAACTGCCCGGCTGGTGGGAGGACATCTCCGAGGCCCGCGAATTCGACGACCTGCCCGCGAAGGCGCGTGACTACGTGCTGCGGCTGGAAGAGCTTGGTGGAGCACACATTTCGTGCATCGGTGTGGGCCCGGGTCGCGACCAGACCATCGTGCGTCGCGACGTGCTGACGGCTCGCCCATGACGGAGTCGCCCGAAGCGCTGGACCCCGAGTACGACCATCACGGCGGCTTCCCGGAATACGGCGCCGCCAGCCCGGGCCCGGGCTTCGGCCGCTTCGTCGCGGCCATGCGTCGGGTGCAAGATCTCGCGGTGTCCGCTGATCCCAGCGACGACCTCTGGAATGACGCGGCCGCGCACGCCGAGGCGTTGGCCGAGCAACTTGCGCCGTTCAAGGCCGGTGAGGGACAGGCCCCGGCCGGCCGGTCGCCGCAACTGCCCGGGATGGGCAGCCTGCTGCTGCCGCCCTGGACGATGAGCCGCTACGACCCCGACGGCGTCGAGATGCGCGGCCATTTCAGCCGATTCCACGTCGGCGGCAACGGCGCGGTTCACGGCGGCGTGCTGCCGCTGCTGTTCGACCACGTCTTCGGCATGGTCGTGCACGCGGCCGGCCGGCCGATCAGCCGCACCGGCTTCCTGCACGTCGACTACCGCAAGATCACGCCGATCGACGCGCCGCTGGTAGTCCGCGGCCACGTGGCCGCAACCGAGGGGCGCAAGGCATTCGTGCGCGGCGAACTGCTCGACGGCGAGACGCTGTTGGCCGAGGCCAACGGCCTGATGATCCGGTTGCTGCCCGGC
The sequence above is a segment of the Candidatus Mycobacterium wuenschmannii genome. Coding sequences within it:
- a CDS encoding PaaI family thioesterase, whose protein sequence is MTESPEALDPEYDHHGGFPEYGAASPGPGFGRFVAAMRRVQDLAVSADPSDDLWNDAAAHAEALAEQLAPFKAGEGQAPAGRSPQLPGMGSLLLPPWTMSRYDPDGVEMRGHFSRFHVGGNGAVHGGVLPLLFDHVFGMVVHAAGRPISRTGFLHVDYRKITPIDAPLVVRGHVAATEGRKAFVRGELLDGETLLAEANGLMIRLLPGQP